The Henckelia pumila isolate YLH828 unplaced genomic scaffold, ASM3356847v2 CTG_461:::fragment_3, whole genome shotgun sequence genome window below encodes:
- the LOC140871965 gene encoding uncharacterized protein, producing MMEKGIRKSTCPVLRMLRWDIKEFKDFSKAFLHYFASSKKHPTATLSLFAVKQQGQEDLRAYIRQFSALALEVPTATTDLLISAFTQGLTTRDFLKSLIKKPASTYDELLTRAEKYVILEEIQVSRLNGGIDKPPSPKDTMIPNTPRKMGPTPRPELLGQFSSFTPLRMSKTQALRICEEKRLLQRPPWSEQGPRRPKSDKYCDFHNEYGHLTNDCRQLEQEIERIIQQDEVMKDILVVRQGGRYRPGKKDRDGPDHSEQK from the exons ATGATGGAAAAGGGGATCCGGAAGAGCACCTGTCCCGTTTTGAGAATGTTGCGCT GGGACATCAAGGAATTCAAGGATTTCAGCAAGGCCTTTCTACACTATTTTGCTAGTAGCAAAAAGCACCCCACGGCAACTCTTAGTCTTTTCGCTGTCAAACAGCAAGGTCAAGAAGATTTGCGAGCATATATTCGTCAATTTAGTGCTTTGGCCCTTGAAGTACCTACTGCCACTACTGATCTGCTCATCAGCGCTTTCACCCAAGGACTTACTACAAGGGATTTCCTTAAATCCTTGATCAAAAAACCGGCGTCTACATACGATGAGTTGCTTACTCGGGCCGAAAAATACGTGATTTTAGAGGAGATACAAGTTTCTCGGTTGAATGGGGGGATAGACAAGCCTCCAAGCCCAAAGGACACCATGATCCCTAACACGCCTCGGAAGATGGGACCAACTCCTCGACCCGAGCTTCTTGGACAATTCTCATCCTTCACCCCTCTAAGGATGAGTAAGACTCAGGCCCTGCGAATATGCGAAGAAAAAAGACTTCTACAAAGACCCCCATGGAGTGAGCAGGGGCCTCGCAGGCCAAAATCTGATAAGTATTGTGATTTTCACAATGAATATGGGCACCTCACCAATGACTGTCGACAATTGGAACAAGAGATTGAGAGGATAATTCAACAAGATGAGGTGATGAAAGATATATTGGTAGTGCGACAAGGAGGAAGGTATCGGCCCGGAAAAAAGGATCGAGATGGTCCAGACCATTCTGAGCAAAAGTGA
- the LOC140872123 gene encoding polygalacturonase At1g48100-like isoform X1: MGAFCLKNIIFSLTVSLLLWLSCMESICNARRSVGSHWRQNTISSSASLSKKKDRKHGSNYLHHGHAGKSAHEAHSPPPPPPLAMTLPPPPPPLPLPLVPPPTEGHKTTSPPPMIPPPPTGGHKGISPPPPSKGEKPPAGSTVYNVLEFGAKGDGTTDDTKAFEAAWAAACKVEASIVNVPAEYVFLVGPISFSGPNCQHNIVFQLDGKIVAPTSSKAWGSGLLQWLEFTKLVGLRVTGSGTIDGNGAVWWQGSSYEDDPLDGPSTLINPSNGTLMQQSPPISLASSSGEKMPHIKPTALRFYGSFNVTVTGIRIQNSPQCHLKFDNCIGVSVYNFSVSSPGDSPNTDGIHLQNSKDVLIRNSNLACGDDCVSIQTGCNNVYVHDVNCGPGHGISIGGLGKDNTKACVSNVTVRDVILRDTTNGVRIKTWQGGLGSVQGIQFSNIQVSQVQLPIIIDQYYCDARSCKNQTSAVALSGISYENIRGTYTVSPVYFACSDSTPCTDVTLTGIELQPQKQQHHMYDPYCWQAFGKLLSPTSPPVNCLQIGKPASSNINPGDNDSC; encoded by the exons ATGGGTGCTTTTTGCTTGAAGAACATCATATTTTCGCTTACCGTGTCTCTTCTTTTATGGCTTTCTTGCATGGAAAGCATTTGTAATGCAAGGAGATCGGTAGGCAGTCATTGGAGGCAAAATACAATAAGTAGCTCCGCTTCTCTATCCAAGAAGAAAGACAGAAAACATGGCTCCAATTATCTTCATCATGGCCATGCCGGTAAATCAGCACATGAAGCTCattcaccaccaccaccaccaccactaGCTATGACACTGCCGCCGCCCCCGCCGCCACTGCCACTGCCACTAGTGCCACCACCAACTGAAGGGCATAAAACAACAAGTCCCCCGCCAATGATTCCGCCACCACCAACCGGAGGACATAAAGGAATTAGCCCTCCTCCACCCAGCAAAGGTGAAAAACCACCTGCAGGTTCCACTGTTTATAATGTGTTGGAATTTGGAGCCAAAGGTGATGGAACCACAGACGACACAAAG GCATTTGAAGCTGCATGGGCTGCTGCTTGCAAGGTTGAAGCCTCCATCGTCAATGTCCCAGCAGAATATGTATTTCTAGTGGGACCAATTTCATTTTCTGGTCCAAATTGTCAACACAACATTGTTTTTCAG TTAGATGGTAAAATTGTTGCCCCAACAAGCTCAAAGGCATGGGGCTCTGGTCTTCTTCAGTGGCTTGAATTCACAAAATTGGTAGGACTTAGGGTAACGGGAAGCGGCACGATAGACGGAAACGGGGCAGTTTGGTGGCAAGGTTCTTCGTATGAAGATGATCCCTTGGATGGTCCATCAACACTTATAAACCCATCAAATGGAACATTAATGCAGCAAAGTCCTCCTATTTCA TTGGCAAGCTCATCTGGAGAGAAAATGCCACACATAAAGCCTACG GCACTTAGATTCTATGGAAGTTTCAATGTGACGGTAACCGGAATAAGAATACAGAACAGCCCTCAATGCCATCTAAAATTCGACAATTGCATTGGAGTATCCGTCTATAATTTTAGCGTCTCGTCCCCCGGTGACAGCCCGAATACGGACGGGATACATCTCCAGAACTCCAAAGATGTGCTTATTCGTAATTCCAATCTTGCTTGTG GGGATGATTGTGTATCCATACAAACTGGATGCAACAATGTATACGTACATGACGTCAACTGCGGACCAGGACATGGCATCAGCATCGGAGGCCTAGGAAAAGATAACACCAAGGCTTGTGTATCGAACGTCACCGTTAGAGACGTAATCTTGCGGGACACCACCAATGGTGTCCGAATCAAAACATGGCAG GGTGGATTAGGATCTGTGCAAGGGATACAATTCTCAAACATTCAAGTATCCCAAGTCCAACTCCCTATCATCATCGACCAATATTATTGCGACGCGCGAAGCTGCAAGAACCAAACGTCTGCAGTGGCTCTATCGGGCATAAGTTACGAAAATATACGGGGAACATACACCGTGAGCCCCGTCTACTTCGCGTGCAGCGATAGCACGCCGTGCACGGATGTGACATTGACGGGAATAGAGCTTCAGCCTCAGAAACAACAGCATCACATGTATGATCCTTATTGTTGGCAAGCATTCGGAAAGCTCTTGTCTCCCACAAGTCCTCCGGTGAATTGCTTGCAAATTGGAAAGCCAGCTAGCAGCAACATTAATCCGGGGGATAATGATTCTTGCTAA
- the LOC140871795 gene encoding 1,4-dihydroxy-2-naphthoyl-CoA synthase, peroxisomal-like, with product MAGMTQKDIDLVNRRMASVSGHFTPSAESGGIAMSNCSGRLNDSYHRVHGEVPGFIPEWRQVPDESGKPFTDIIYEKSVGEGIAKITINRPERRNAFRPHTVKELMRAFNDARDDNTIGVIIFTGKGTQAFCSGGDQSFRGKNGYADYDNFGRLNVLDLQVQIRRLPKPVIAMVAGYAVGGGHVLHMVCDMTIAADNAVFGQTGPKVGSFDAGYGASVMDRLVGPKKAREMWFMARFYNAEEADKMGLINKVVPLENLEEETIKWCREIMRNSPMAIRVLKSALNAVDDGHSGLQQLGGDGTLLFYGTEEGAEGKNSYLQHRKPDFSKFPRLP from the exons ATGGCAGGGATGACGCAGAAGGATATCGACCTTGTTAACAGGAGAATGGCCTCTGTTTCAGGGCATTTCACTCCATCTGCAGAAAGCGGGGGCATTGCCATGTCCAACTGCAGCGGAAGATTGAACGATTCCTATCATCGTGTGCACGGAGAAGTTCCGGGCTTTATCCCGGAATGGAGGCAGGTGCCCGATGAGTCCGGGAAGCCGTTCACCGATATCATCTACGAAAAATCCGTCGGAGAAGGCATTGCCAAG ATAACAATCAACAGGCCAGAGAGGAGGAATGCATTCAGGCCTCACACGGTGAAAGAGCTCATGCGGGCATTCAATGATGCCAGGGACGATAACACTATCGGGGTCATTATTTTCAccggaaag GGCACACAAGCCTTTTGCAGTGGAGGTGATCAATCGTTCAGAGGCAAAAATGGGTACGCCGACTACGACAATTTCGGACGTCTGAATGTCCTCGATTTGCAG GTGCAAATTCGTCGTCTCCCGAAGCCGGTGATTGCTATGGTTGCTGGATACGCTGTCGGGGGTGGACATGTGCTCCATATGGTTTGCGACATGACAATTGCAGCAGATAATGCTGTTTTTGGCCAGACAGGACCAAAGGTTGGAAGCTTTGATGCTGGCTACGGAGCTTCTGTTATGGATCGTTTG gttggaCCAAAAAAAGCTCGTGAAATGTGGTTCATGGCAAGATTTTACAATGCCGAGGAAGCTGATAAAATGGGACTCATCAATAAAGTTGTCCCA CTGGAAAATTTGGAAGAGGAGACAATCAAATGGTGTAGAGAGATCATGAGGAACAGCCCGATGGCAATTCGCGTCTTGAAATCGGCTCTTAACGCAGTCGATGATGGTCACTCTGGACTTCAG CAACTTGGTGGAGATGGAACTCTTCTGTTTTATGGAACTGAGGAAGGTGCGGAGGGGAAGAACTCATACTTGCAACACAGGAAGCCCGACTTCTCCAAATTCCCCCGTCTTCCTTGA
- the LOC140872250 gene encoding putative pentatricopeptide repeat-containing protein At3g47840 — translation MKCQKWVFSFGRVIISKCSYKLKPVESVHSYLRLHTLPHSSNGNLNICANNKIITGLVKSGSLDIAHEMFDEMRERDVITWNIMISGYYRFGFSKESLILYKRMVRSGMLESSSTFSTVLSLCSSEGFYVDGLVVHCRVIVLGFSMNLYIGSALVDLYMKMGRFDIGLRLFGKLQERNLATWNVVLRGFCDTGRSKELFRLYDEMKIDNVEPNGLTFCYLIRGCGCERFIDEGMQLHCLAIRNGLVNSNLFVANSLVDFYSACGSFIDAWKSFNCIPPEDVISWNSMVSVCAGNGYSVDAIEIFREMQFFGKKPSASSFLGFLKLSSATKSMILGKQIHGSVLKLNLYSTLVQSSLIDMYGKCGDIESSVAMFESVPVRTLECCNCLMSSLLRFGLTEDVIELFGLMVDEKIGYDEASLSTTLKALSVSTFASTARCTLLHCCSIKSGFEYDSTISCSLIDAYSRLGGVQFSRQVFNQIASPNVICFTSIISALARNGFGVECLEMFDTMIQNGLKPDKVTFLSVLTGCSHSGLVDEGRSVFHAMQSRCGLHPERQHYSCMVDLLGRAGLVNEAEKLLKDTPWQGDSIIWSSILRSCAIHHNEQTGKRAAEILIDLEPEDPALWLQASNFYHEIGDFETSREFREVAVARKMSRDIGQSFIEVLDHG, via the coding sequence ATGAAATGCCAAAAATGGGTGTTTTCCTTTGGCAGAGTAATAATAAGTAAATGCTCTTACAAACTCAAGCCAGTCGAATCCGTCCATTCTTATCTACGATTGCACACACTTCCTCACAGTAGTAATGGAAATTTGAATATTTGCGCCAATAACAAAATCATCACGGGTTTAGTGAAATCCGGATCGTTAGATATTGCACACGAGATGTTTGATGAAATGCGGGAACGTGATGTAATCACTTGGAACATTATGATTTCAGGGTACTATCGTTTTGGATTCTCGAAGGAATCTTTGATTCTTTATAAACGAATGGTTAGGTCTGGCATGTTAGAGAGTTCATCGACATTTTCAACTGTCCTAAGTTTGTGTAGCTCAGAGGGGTTCTATGTAGATGGACTTGTAGTTCATTGTAGAGTTATTGTTCTTGGGTTTAGTATGAACTTGTACATAGGCTCCGCCCTTGTGGATCTTTATATGAAAATGGGTCGTTTTGATATCGGTTTAAGATTGTTTGGTAAGTTACAAGAGAGAAATTTGGCTACTTGGAATGTTGTGTTACGAGGGTTTTGTGATACAGGGAGATCGAAAGAGTTGTTCAGATTGTATGATGAAATGAAAATAGATAATGTGGAACCGAATGGGCTCACGTTTTGTTATTTGATTCGGGGGTGTGGGTGTGAGAGGTTTATTGATGAAGGAATGCAGCTGCATTGTTTGGCTATCAGAAATGGACTGGTGAATTCAAATTTGTTTGTAGCCAATTCTTTGGTTGACTTTTACTCTGCCTGTGGGAGTTTCATCGATGCATGGAAATCATTCAATTGCATCCCGCCCGAAGATGTGATTTCCTGGAATTCCATGGTTTCTGTTTGTGCAGGGAATGGTTACTCCGTTGATGCTATTGAAATCTTTCGGGAAATGCAGTTTTTTGGTAAGAAGCCATCAGCTTCTTCATTCTTAGGATTCTTGAAGTTATCAAGTGCGACAAAGAGTATGATTTTGGGGAAACAAATTCATGGTTCCGTTTTGAAGTTAAATTTGTATAGCACACTCGTTCAGTCTTCTTTAATCGATATGTATGGAAAATGTGGAGATATTGAGAGCTCGGTTGCTATGTTTGAGAGTGTTCCTGTGAGAACTCTCGAGTGTTGCAACTGTCTTATGTCGTCTTTACTGAGATTTGGTCTCACAGAGGATGTGATTgaattgtttggtttgatggtTGATGAAAAAATTGGATATGATGAGGCTAGTCTTTCTACAACTTTGAAAGCACTGTCAGTATCAACATTTGCTAGCACGGCAAGATGCACTTTGCTGCATTGTTGCTCTATAAAGTCGGGTTTCGAATATGACAGTACCATCTCTTGCTCTTTGATTGATGCATATTCTAGATTAGGTGGTGTTCAATTCTCTCGGCAGGTTTTCAATCAAATTGCTTCCCCAAATGTTATCTGTTTTACATCAATAATCAGCGCACTGGCACGAAATGGATTTGGAGTCGAGTGCCTTGAAATGTTTGATACAATGATCCAAAATGGCCTTAAACCGGACAAAGTAACATTTTTGAGTGTATTAACGGGTTGCAGCCATTCAGGACTTGTTGACGAGGGAAGATCTGTATTCCATGCGATGCAAAGTCGATGTGGCCTACATCCAGAGAGGCAGCATTACTCCTGTATGGTTGATCTTCTTGGCCGTGCGGGTTTGGTAAACGAAgcagaaaaactactcaaagatACACCTTGGCAGGGTGACTCCATAATTTGGAGTTCGATCTTGAGGAGTTGCGCGATTCATCACAATGAACAAACAGGAAAAAGGGCTGCTGAAATCTTGATTGACCTTGAGCCAGAGGATCCTGCTCTCTGGTTACAAGCATCAAACTTCTATCATGAAATTGGTGATTTTGAGACTTCGAGAGAGTTCCGGGAGGTTGCGGTGGCAAGAAAGATGAGTAGGGATATAGGTCAAAGTTTTATCGAGGTTCTTGATCATGGCTAG
- the LOC140871760 gene encoding 1,4-dihydroxy-2-naphthoyl-CoA synthase, peroxisomal-like yields MAGMTQKDIDLVNRRMASVSGHFTPSAESGGIAMSNCSGRLNDSYHRVHGEVPGFIPEWRQVPDESGKPFTDIIYEKSIGEGIAKITINRPERRNAFRPHTVKELMRAFNDARDDNTIGVIIFTGKGTQAFCSGGDQSFRGKNGYADYDNFGRLNVLDLQVQIRRLPKPVIAMVAGYAVGGGHVLHMVCDMTIAADNAVFGQTGPKVGSFDAGYGASVMDRLVGPKKAREMWFMARFYNAAEADKMGLINKVVPLENLEEETIKWCREIMRNSPMAIRVLKSALNAVDDGHSGLQQLGGDGTLLFYGTEEGAEGKNSYLQHRKPDFSKFPRLP; encoded by the exons ATGGCAGGGATGACGCAGAAGGATATCGACCTTGTTAACAGGAGAATGGCCTCTGTTTCAGGGCATTTCACTCCATCTGCAGAAAGCGGGGGCATTGCCATGTCCAACTGCAGCGGAAGATTGAACGATTCCTATCATCGTGTGCACGGAGAAGTTCCGGGCTTTATTCCGGAATGGAGGCAGGTGCCCGATGAGTCCGGGAAGCCGTTCACCGATATCATCTACGAAAAATCCATCGGAGAAGGCATTGCCAag ATAACAATCAACAGGCCAGAGAGGAGGAATGCATTCAGGCCTCACACGGTGAAAGAGCTCATGCGGGCATTCAATGATGCCCGGGACGATAACACTATCGGGGTCATTATTTTCAccggaaag GGCACACAAGCCTTTTGCAGTGGAGGTGATCAATCGTTCAGAGGCAAAAATGGGTACGCCGACTACGACAATTTCGGACGTCTGAATGTCCTCGATTTGCAG GTGCAAATTCGTCGTCTCCCAAAGCCGGTGATTGCTATGGTTGCTGGATATGCTGTCGGGGGTGGACATGTGCTCCATATGGTTTGCGACATGACAATTGCAGCAGATAATGCTGTTTTTGGCCAGACAGGACCAAAGGTTGGAAGCTTTGATGCTGGCTACGGAGCTTCTGTTATGGATCGTTTG gttggaCCAAAAAAAGCTCGTGAAATGTGGTTCATGGCAAGATTTTACAATGCCGCTGAAGCTGATAAAATGGGACTCATCAATAAAGTTGTCCCA CTGGAAAATTTGGAAGAGGAGACAATCAAATGGTGCAGAGAGATCATGAGGAACAGTCCGATGGCAATTCGCGTCCTGAAATCGGCTCTTAACGCAGTCGATGATGGTCACTCTGGACTTCAG CAACTTGGTGGAGATGGAACTCTTCTGTTTTATGGAACTGAGGAAGGTGCAGAGGGGAAGAACTCGTACTTGCAACACAGGAAGCCCGACTTCTCCAAATTCCCCCGTCTTCCTTGA
- the LOC140872123 gene encoding polygalacturonase At1g48100-like isoform X2, whose protein sequence is MGAFCLKNIIFSLTVSLLLWLSCMESICNARRSVGSHWRQNTISSSASLSKKKDRKHGSNYLHHGHAGKSAHEAHSPPPPPPLAMTLPPPPPPLPLPLVPPPTEGHKTTSPPPMIPPPPTGGHKGISPPPPSKGEKPPAGSTVYNVLEFGAKGDGTTDDTKAFEAAWAAACKVEASIVNVPAEYVFLVGPISFSGPNCQHNIVFQLDGKIVAPTSSKAWGSGLLQWLEFTKLVGLRVTGSGTIDGNGAVWWQGSSYEDDPLDGPSTLINPSNGTLMQQSPPISLASSSGEKMPHIKPTNSPQCHLKFDNCIGVSVYNFSVSSPGDSPNTDGIHLQNSKDVLIRNSNLACGDDCVSIQTGCNNVYVHDVNCGPGHGISIGGLGKDNTKACVSNVTVRDVILRDTTNGVRIKTWQGGLGSVQGIQFSNIQVSQVQLPIIIDQYYCDARSCKNQTSAVALSGISYENIRGTYTVSPVYFACSDSTPCTDVTLTGIELQPQKQQHHMYDPYCWQAFGKLLSPTSPPVNCLQIGKPASSNINPGDNDSC, encoded by the exons ATGGGTGCTTTTTGCTTGAAGAACATCATATTTTCGCTTACCGTGTCTCTTCTTTTATGGCTTTCTTGCATGGAAAGCATTTGTAATGCAAGGAGATCGGTAGGCAGTCATTGGAGGCAAAATACAATAAGTAGCTCCGCTTCTCTATCCAAGAAGAAAGACAGAAAACATGGCTCCAATTATCTTCATCATGGCCATGCCGGTAAATCAGCACATGAAGCTCattcaccaccaccaccaccaccactaGCTATGACACTGCCGCCGCCCCCGCCGCCACTGCCACTGCCACTAGTGCCACCACCAACTGAAGGGCATAAAACAACAAGTCCCCCGCCAATGATTCCGCCACCACCAACCGGAGGACATAAAGGAATTAGCCCTCCTCCACCCAGCAAAGGTGAAAAACCACCTGCAGGTTCCACTGTTTATAATGTGTTGGAATTTGGAGCCAAAGGTGATGGAACCACAGACGACACAAAG GCATTTGAAGCTGCATGGGCTGCTGCTTGCAAGGTTGAAGCCTCCATCGTCAATGTCCCAGCAGAATATGTATTTCTAGTGGGACCAATTTCATTTTCTGGTCCAAATTGTCAACACAACATTGTTTTTCAG TTAGATGGTAAAATTGTTGCCCCAACAAGCTCAAAGGCATGGGGCTCTGGTCTTCTTCAGTGGCTTGAATTCACAAAATTGGTAGGACTTAGGGTAACGGGAAGCGGCACGATAGACGGAAACGGGGCAGTTTGGTGGCAAGGTTCTTCGTATGAAGATGATCCCTTGGATGGTCCATCAACACTTATAAACCCATCAAATGGAACATTAATGCAGCAAAGTCCTCCTATTTCA TTGGCAAGCTCATCTGGAGAGAAAATGCCACACATAAAGCCTACG AACAGCCCTCAATGCCATCTAAAATTCGACAATTGCATTGGAGTATCCGTCTATAATTTTAGCGTCTCGTCCCCCGGTGACAGCCCGAATACGGACGGGATACATCTCCAGAACTCCAAAGATGTGCTTATTCGTAATTCCAATCTTGCTTGTG GGGATGATTGTGTATCCATACAAACTGGATGCAACAATGTATACGTACATGACGTCAACTGCGGACCAGGACATGGCATCAGCATCGGAGGCCTAGGAAAAGATAACACCAAGGCTTGTGTATCGAACGTCACCGTTAGAGACGTAATCTTGCGGGACACCACCAATGGTGTCCGAATCAAAACATGGCAG GGTGGATTAGGATCTGTGCAAGGGATACAATTCTCAAACATTCAAGTATCCCAAGTCCAACTCCCTATCATCATCGACCAATATTATTGCGACGCGCGAAGCTGCAAGAACCAAACGTCTGCAGTGGCTCTATCGGGCATAAGTTACGAAAATATACGGGGAACATACACCGTGAGCCCCGTCTACTTCGCGTGCAGCGATAGCACGCCGTGCACGGATGTGACATTGACGGGAATAGAGCTTCAGCCTCAGAAACAACAGCATCACATGTATGATCCTTATTGTTGGCAAGCATTCGGAAAGCTCTTGTCTCCCACAAGTCCTCCGGTGAATTGCTTGCAAATTGGAAAGCCAGCTAGCAGCAACATTAATCCGGGGGATAATGATTCTTGCTAA